From the genome of Streptomyces sp. S4.7:
CGGGTGGCGGGACACGTCCCGTACGAAGTCGGCCGCGCCCCGCCCGGCGCCCGGGACCGTGCCGCCGACCAGATAGTGGCGGCGGACGAGCAGGACATGGTCCTGCGCCAGCTCCTCGGCCGCCTGTGCCAGATCGAGCCGGAGGTCGAGCCCGTACCGCCCGCCCTTCTTGGGCTGGTCCTCGCGCCAGGTCGGCGCGTAGAGGATCACGCGCTTGTCCTCGGGGATCTCCAGAGCCTCGCGCAGGGCGTCGGCGACCTTCCCCCGGTCGGGCGCGTGCAGCAGGTCGTTGCGCGGATAGCCGGACTCCAGGACCGTGCCCTCGTATCCGAAGGCACGGCGCATGATCGGTGTGGAGAAGCCGTTCGGCGAGACGAGCACGCTCCACTGGGCGGACCGGCGGGGCAGGGTCGCGATGTACCTCTCGTCGGCGTGGGCGCTGCCCGAGAGGTCGCGGCCGATGCGCTTGAGCGGGGTGCCGTGCCAGGTCTGGGCGACGTACTGGCCGTCCGCCCGCTCGAACCACTCGGGCAGATGGGTGTTGGTGACGACGCATCGGCTGCGGGCCAGCGCGTCGTACCAGTCGCCGCTGTGGAGTTCGACGGCGCGGACACCGGCCGGCAGGGTCACCTGCCGGTCGCGTACGACCCACAGGTGCTCCACCGGGGCCCGCCTGCGCACCAGTTCCTCGTGGAGGGCGCGCGGCGAGTCGGAGTACTGGCGGCCGTCGAAGCTGCTGTAGAGCACGGCGCCGCGCAGCGGACCGGCGGTGGCGCGGGCTGTCGCGTACAGGCTGCGCAGTCGCTGTTGCCGGTAGGCGCCGCGGTCCTGTTCCGGGAGCGCGGAGCCGGAGTGCAGCTGGAGCATGTCCTGGTGGTGCCGGTCCAGGGTGAACTCGCGTCCGTCCAGGTTCCGTACGAGCGGCAGCGTCTGGTGCCGCGATGGCTGGACGCGTACGGCGGTGTAGCGCTCCGGGTCGCTCTCCCCCGGCTCACGGACGTACAACAGCCACCGGCCCTCGGCCAGTTGGCGCACACCGTGCAGTCCTTCGACTGCGGCGGGCAGCAGGGTCATGCGGAAGCGGCCGTCGGCGAGTGTGTCGACGGCGAAGACGTTCTCCTCGTGGTGGCCGCTGTGGCGCAACACCAGCTCGGCCCGTCCCGGCACGGGCCGGCTGCCCGTCAGGATCAGCTCGCCGTCCGCCGTCCAGTCGACGGTGTCGACCACCGGCTGCTCGGTCTGGTCGCTGAGGACGAGGTCGCCCGCCGCGTTGGCGGTGACGTACACCTCGCGGCCGTCGCCGAGCGCGTAGTGTCCGGGCCGGATCGCGGCGCGGGCGGCCACGGCGAAGCGGCTGCCGTCGGGCCGTACGAGGTGGACGCCCCAGGGCACGGTGGCCTGCCGCCGGGCCGTGGGGTCGCCGAAGACGGTGAGCGGGACGTCGGCGGTGAACGTGCCCTCTCCGAGGCTCAGTTCGGCCTCGTGGACATCCTTGGTGTACCAGTTCTGGACGGCGAGCACGGTCGGCGGAGTGCCGGTGGGGTGCAACAGACCTTCGATCCGCAGGGCGCCGCCGCCAACCGGCGCGTGGCCGGTGAGCAGGGCGCGTACGGGCTCCACGCGCAGTTCGAGCTTGTTGCCGGAGAGTGCGGGCACGACGCGCGTGGTGTCGTCCACGTAGTGCACGGCCGGTACGGCGGGCGCGGCGGCCGAGCCCGTCAGCCGCAGCGGCGCCCGGCGCAGCCGGCCCGCTCCGAACACGCCCATCTCCAGCTTCCAGACGGTGCGGACGGAGCCGCCGCCGGAGCCCTGGGCCCTCACGAGCCGGCGCGGGTCGACGACCGTCTCGAAGCCGGCCCAGTCGTAGACGTGCAGGCCCTGCTTCGACTCGTACGTCGCCGCCGGCATCCGCACGGTGCGCGTCCGCAGCGGCAGCACACGCCGCTTCCCGGTCCGCAGCCAGGCGGCCTTGACGGACTTGCGGCGCGCGTCGGCGGGCACGTTGCGCACGTACGCGTAGCCCTTGAGGTGCAGTCGCCCCTCGCGCCACACGGCCTCGGTGATGTGCGAGGTCACCGGCAGTTCCTTGGGCCTGAGGGTGGCGACGGCCCGGGGCAGACCGCCGGTGAGCACCGGGTACTCGGCGCGGGACCTGCGCAGTCCCCGGACGCCGAAGGCCCCGGGGTCGGCCTTCTCGTGGGCGAGCAGCGCGAGGAGTTCGGGCATCCGGCGTTCCCGGATCAGATGCCATTTGACGCGCAGATGCAGCGGCAGGGCGTCGAAGACACCCTGGTGGACCGTCGCGGCGAAGGCGTTGGCGTGGTCGAGGAGGGCCGCGTGGAACTCGGCGTCACCGTCGGGCAGCGCCTCGATGAAGAGCCACAGGTCGCCGGAGAGCACGTGCTGGTGGTAGCGCCGCAGCGCGTCGGCCCAGTCGGTGCCGCTCCCGGTGTCCGTGCTCGCCCGGCCGGTCAGGAAGCCGGCGACCGACGACACGGCCGTGACCCGGTCCCTGATCCCCTTCGGTACGGCGCGCTTCGCGGTGATCGAGCCGTCCCTGGTCCGCCAGTGGTAGACGGGGGCGGACAGCACGTCCACACCGCACGCCAGGAAGTACGCGGGCAGTACGACGGCGATGTCCTCGTACAGCACCCCGGAGGGGAAGACGAAGGAGTGCCGGTCCCAGAAGGACTTCCGGAAGACCTTGTTGCAGGCGATACGGTCCCCGAGCAGCACCCAGTCGCGGGTGAGCCGGGTTCCGGAGCGCTCGGTCGCCATCGGCTTGCGGAACATCGGCGCCTGCGTCAGCGCGCCCCCGGGGCCGAGCCTGAGCACGTTGCCGGTCGCGAAGTCGGAGCCGGACGCGTCGAGCGCCGCGAGCATCCGTTCGTACGCGTCCTCCGGCACGGTGTCGTCGCTGTCGACGAAGGTGAGGAACTCGCCCCGGGCGTACCGGACTCCGGTGTTGCGCGCGGCGCCGAGCCCGGCGTTCTCCTGCTCGACCAGCCGGAACCGTCCGTCCGCCTCGGCGAACCGTCTCGCGATCCGTGCGCTCCCGTCCGTGGAACCGTCGTCGACCATGACGATCTCGGAGTCGGCCATGGTCTGTCCGGCCAGTGAGCGTAGGCAGTCGTCGAGGTAGTCCTCCACGTTGTAGATGGGCACGACGACGGTGAGGCGGGGGGTCATGCGCGGTGCACGGTCCTTCCGAACTTCCGGACTTCCGAACTTCCGGACTTCTCAGCAGCGGTGGATTCAGGGCTTGACCGCGATCCGGCCCTCGTCCATGCGCAGCATGAGCAGCCGTTCGCCTGTCTTCTCCAGGAACTCGTCCACGGCCTGGCGGGAGCCCTGCCAGTAGCCGTAGTCGTCGATGAGCAGCACTCCGC
Proteins encoded in this window:
- a CDS encoding bifunctional glycosyltransferase family 2 protein/CDP-glycerol:glycerophosphate glycerophosphotransferase, with product MTPRLTVVVPIYNVEDYLDDCLRSLAGQTMADSEIVMVDDGSTDGSARIARRFAEADGRFRLVEQENAGLGAARNTGVRYARGEFLTFVDSDDTVPEDAYERMLAALDASGSDFATGNVLRLGPGGALTQAPMFRKPMATERSGTRLTRDWVLLGDRIACNKVFRKSFWDRHSFVFPSGVLYEDIAVVLPAYFLACGVDVLSAPVYHWRTRDGSITAKRAVPKGIRDRVTAVSSVAGFLTGRASTDTGSGTDWADALRRYHQHVLSGDLWLFIEALPDGDAEFHAALLDHANAFAATVHQGVFDALPLHLRVKWHLIRERRMPELLALLAHEKADPGAFGVRGLRRSRAEYPVLTGGLPRAVATLRPKELPVTSHITEAVWREGRLHLKGYAYVRNVPADARRKSVKAAWLRTGKRRVLPLRTRTVRMPAATYESKQGLHVYDWAGFETVVDPRRLVRAQGSGGGSVRTVWKLEMGVFGAGRLRRAPLRLTGSAAAPAVPAVHYVDDTTRVVPALSGNKLELRVEPVRALLTGHAPVGGGALRIEGLLHPTGTPPTVLAVQNWYTKDVHEAELSLGEGTFTADVPLTVFGDPTARRQATVPWGVHLVRPDGSRFAVAARAAIRPGHYALGDGREVYVTANAAGDLVLSDQTEQPVVDTVDWTADGELILTGSRPVPGRAELVLRHSGHHEENVFAVDTLADGRFRMTLLPAAVEGLHGVRQLAEGRWLLYVREPGESDPERYTAVRVQPSRHQTLPLVRNLDGREFTLDRHHQDMLQLHSGSALPEQDRGAYRQQRLRSLYATARATAGPLRGAVLYSSFDGRQYSDSPRALHEELVRRRAPVEHLWVVRDRQVTLPAGVRAVELHSGDWYDALARSRCVVTNTHLPEWFERADGQYVAQTWHGTPLKRIGRDLSGSAHADERYIATLPRRSAQWSVLVSPNGFSTPIMRRAFGYEGTVLESGYPRNDLLHAPDRGKVADALREALEIPEDKRVILYAPTWREDQPKKGGRYGLDLRLDLAQAAEELAQDHVLLVRRHYLVGGTVPGAGRGAADFVRDVSRHPDVAELMLISDALVTDYSSLMFDFAQTGRPMYFHAYDLEHYRDTLRGFYFDFESAAPGPVVTDTAALVAALRAPGSRVPTAAYERFRETFCDLDDGTAAARLADLMPVGGGA